AAAAATGCCCGATGCTATCGGCATTCCCGAAGAGCAGCTCCGCGCGGCAGCGAAGTCGGCGGTGTGCAAGATAAACATCGACTCCGACGGCCGCATCGCAATGACGGCAGCCATCCGCAAGGTGTTCGCCGAAAAGCCGGATGAATTCGATCCGCGCAAATATCTCGGACCCGCACGCGACGCGCTGAAAGAGCTTTACAAGCACAAGAACACCAATGTGCTCGGAAGTGCAGGAAAGGCGTAATAGGAATAACCCCTAACCCTGCCATCTGACAGTTTTCGTTATAACAAAATTGGCTTGGCTCCCCTTTCCCCTTTTGGAGGGGTTGGGGGATGGGGGTTCATTGTACCGAGATTGAATGTTTTTTATTTGACGATTGGAATGATAGGCAGAGTTTAATTTATTGTTCGGTGGAATAATTGTGAATATTGCCCGGTGATCCACCAGAGTGCCATGTATACCGTTACAGCGCCATGCAGGATGGAAATAAAGATCAGCACAACACGCCGTTCGACGATTTGCTCTCGGCGTATTCCATAGACGGTGTATGCGAGCAACGGTATTCCTGCCCAGCCGAATATCGGGAAAACGAACAACGTAATTACGAATAGGATACGAAAGCATTGGGCTATAAAATCCGCGATTGTTCGAATGCTGCTGTACTCCGGCCAGTGAGCGATAGCGGGAGTGCCAATAGCGTACACTATGACCACGGATAAGAACGGGATAGCCGCTTTTATGGAATATCGATAGTATCCATTGCTGATTACACTCCGGATATGCTTTGATGCAGTTGCCAGCTGGGTAAAACCCCTATTGGGCTTCTTTATTGGAATTGCAGGCATTTCACGCACAATATCGATAAGGCTCTTAACGACCGGAGCTGTACTCGATGTGTTCTTTTGAGCACGCTCGCGATTATTCATAATGTGTCCACATCCGAATGATCTTTACGGTCTTTTCTTTTTCGTACACCTGATACACAAGACGGTGCTGAATGTTTATCCTTCGCGAATATGCGCCTTTCAGGTCCCCGAGCAATCGTTCGTATGGCGGCGGATTTTGGAACGGAGCATGTGCGATGATATCAAGCAGTTTCAGTATCTTGCCCTTCATTCCGCCTGACGAAGCTTTTTTCGCGTCCCTCTGCGCCTGCGTGGTGTATACGATCCGGTACATTACCAATCCAGTTTTTTAAGACACTCGTCGAGCGGCGCTTTTAATCCGCGTTTGATCGATCCGCGCATGCCGGGTATCGAAAGAAGGCACATCGTCTCTTCAATGGCGCTCCAATCCGTCTCGGATACAAGTACGGCTGAGCCGTTTTTGCCCGTAATATGTAACGGTTCATGCGATTCATTCACATCTTCGATCGCTTTGTAAAGATTTTTTCTTGCGCGGGTCACCGATATCGTTCCCATAGTATTCCTCACGTACGCTATTGCGTACGTCTAATATACTTGCATAATGCAACCCCGTCAACAGCGGCAAGGAGCCGGATATTGTGCTCCCTCGGCGTTTTTCTCTGTGGTTCGTTTTTTCTTATGCGATGACTATTTCTATCAGCGGTAGTTCACGAATTGCAGAGGAATGGGGTAATCCTTTCCCTTCACGAACGCGATGGCCTTTTGCAGATCGTCCTTGCTCGGCCCTGAGACGCGAAGCTGTTCACCCTGTATCGATGCCTGTACCTTGAGCTTCAAATCGCGTATGTCGGCGGCTATCTTTTTCGCGAGTTCCATTTCAATGCCCGAGATGACCGTATTCACCTCGCGTACTGCCCCGCCGCTGGCCGCTTCGGTGCTTTTCACCGAGAGCGCCTTC
The sequence above is a segment of the Spirochaetota bacterium genome. Coding sequences within it:
- a CDS encoding Txe/YoeB family addiction module toxin → MYRIVYTTQAQRDAKKASSGGMKGKILKLLDIIAHAPFQNPPPYERLLGDLKGAYSRRINIQHRLVYQVYEKEKTVKIIRMWTHYE
- a CDS encoding type II toxin-antitoxin system Phd/YefM family antitoxin, encoding MGTISVTRARKNLYKAIEDVNESHEPLHITGKNGSAVLVSETDWSAIEETMCLLSIPGMRGSIKRGLKAPLDECLKKLDW
- a CDS encoding YajQ family cyclic di-GMP-binding protein; translation: MAGNSSFDIVSQTDMQAADDAVNTAVREIKTRYDLKDLAIEVSLDKTAKTVTVTAPADFQLRMVKDILFQKFVKRGISPKALSVKSTEAASGGAVREVNTVISGIEMELAKKIAADIRDLKLKVQASIQGEQLRVSGPSKDDLQKAIAFVKGKDYPIPLQFVNYR